A genomic segment from Fusarium keratoplasticum isolate Fu6.1 chromosome 10, whole genome shotgun sequence encodes:
- a CDS encoding Mitochondrial fission 1 protein yields MVTELPYALDAETPLNPSELGVLRAQYEREGEMVGIQTKFNYAWGLVKSNVRTDQQLGVRLLSDIFRISPERRRECLYYLALGNYKLGNYGEARRYNDLLLDKEPANLQATNLRQLIDDKVAREGLMGVAILSGVGVAAGVVGAFLLRNARKR; encoded by the exons ATGGTTACCGAATTACCAT ATGCCCTCGACGCTGAGAC GCCGTTGAACCCCTCGGAGCTCGGCGTCCTACGAGCCCAATATGAACGAGAAGGAGAAATGGTTGGCATCCAAACCAAGTTCAACTACGCCTGG GGCCTCGTCAAGTCCAACGTCCGCACCGACCAGCAACTCGGCGTCCGTCTCCTCTCGGACATCTTCCGCATCTCCCCCGAGCGCCGCCGCGAGTGCCTCTActacctcgccctcggcaaCTACAAGCTCGGCAACTACGGCGAGGCACGCCGCTACAacgacctcctcctcgacaaggagccCGCCAACCTCCAGGCCACCAACCTGCGCCAGCTCATCGACGACAAGGTTGCCCGCGAAGGCCTCATGGGCGTCGCCATCCTCAGTGGTGTTGGAGTCGCCGCCGGTGTCGTGGGAGCATTCCTGCTGAGGAATGCCCGGAAGAGGTAG
- a CDS encoding Ferrochelatase, with translation MALRRSGGQLYKGISQASSHRLALPQIASQKRYLATPVPPVTQDATGSKGPTAMVFLNMGGPSTLDEVGDFLSRLFADGDLIPLGRLQNYLGPLISKRRTPKIQKQYDAIGGGSPIRKWSEYQSSEMCKILDKISPETAPHKPYVAFRYADPLTEEMYTQLLKDGFGNGRGGRAVAFTQYPQYSCSTTGSSLNELWKWRHRLEGKTNKESGDGSITWSVIDRWPVHSGLVEAFAQNIEAKLAEYPEERRKDVVLLFSAHSLPMSVVNRGDPYPGEVAATVYAVMQRLKFSNPYRLCWQSQVGPSAWLGPQTADSVEEYIAKGQTDLVLIPIAFTSDHIETLYELDEEVIGESGHRDTVKRVESLNGSPVFIQALADIAKAHLAENQACSAQMGLRCPGCKSERCAESKRFFASQQAGLV, from the exons ATGGCTCTGCGACGCTCCGGGGGCCAGCTCTACAAGGGCATCTCCCAGGCCAGCTCCCATCGTCTTGCGCTCCCTCAGATCGCCAGCCAGAAGCGATACCTGGCCACCCCAGTCCCTCCCGTCACACAAGATGCCACCGGCTCCAAGGGCCCGACCGCCATGGTCTTTCTCAACATGGGAGGTCCTTCTACTCTCGATGAAGTCGGTGACTTTCTCAGCCGCCTCTTT GCTGACGGTGACCTGATCCCCCTCGGCCGGTTACAAAACTACCTTGGCCCTCTCATCTCCAAGCGACGAACccccaagatccagaagcaATACGATGCCATCGGTGGAGGATCCCCCATTCGAAAGTGGTCCGAGTATCAGAGCTCTGAGATGTGCAAGATCTTGGACAAGATCTCCCCCGAGACTGCCCCCCATAAGCCTTATGTCGCTTTCCGATATGCGGATCCTCTGACCGAGGAGATGTACACTCAGCTGCTGAAGGACGGATTTGGTAATGGCCGTGGCGGCAGGGCCGTCGCATTCACCCAATATCCCCAGTACTCTTGCTCGACAACGGGCAGCAGCTTGAACGAGCTCTGGAAGTGGAGGCACAGACTCGAGGGTAAGACCAACAAGGAGTCTGGAGACGGCAGCATTACATGGAGTGTCATCGACCGCTGGCCAGTCCACAGTGGTCTGGTCGAGGCGTTTGCGCAGAACATTGAGGCGAAGCTGGCAGAGTATCCCGAGGAGCGTCGCAAGGACGTCGTCCTGCTCTTTTCTGCGCACAGTCTTCCCATGTCGGTTGTTAACAGAG GTGATCCTTACCCCGGTGAGGTCGCGGCCACCGTCTATGCTGTCATGCAGCGCCTCAAGTTCTCGAACCCATACCGGCTATGCTGGCAGTCCCAGGTTGGACCATCTGCCTGGCTGGGACCTCAGACCGCAGATAGTGTGGAGGAGTACATCGCCAAGGGCCAGACGGACCTTGTCCTTATCCCCATCGCCTTCACATCGGATCACATCGAGACTCTTTacgagctggacgaggaggtgATTGGCGAGAGTGGCCATCGCGATACCGTCAAGCGAGTAGAGTCTTTGAACGGCAGCCCCGTGTTCATTCAGGCCCTGGccgacattgccaaggcaCATCTCGCCGAGAACCAGGCTTGCTCGGCTCAGATGGGCCTCCGATGCCCTGGCTGCAAGAGCGAGAGGTGTGCCGAGTCGAAGCGATTCTTTGCGAGCCAGCAGGCTGGTCTGGTTTAG
- a CDS encoding Kinetochore protein Spc24, which translates to MLLSEEPATLIHHTINNFNINPDKLAVSRITESLSTLQQARDLRAREAETALKKLSRQLATHTSRHDDLVASHSSADHASNIARLDTLKFRTAKAAADAETEAERLALAAADLKARLHELELQGVEGDAAAAARRRDPVDDEVLLRLKVYRSLGIDLERDERDGEWSKAVIRNDRKGDVHVVNMDKKFSRFFYANYFWQTL; encoded by the exons ATGTTGCTCTCGGAAGAACCAGCAACC ctcatccaccACACAATCAACAACTTTAACATCAACCCAGACAAGCTCGCCGTCTCGCGCATCACAGAGTCCCTCTCAACCCTCCAGCAAGCCCGCGACCTCCGCGCCCGCGAGGCCGAGAcggccctcaagaagctctcccGCCAACTCGCGACCCACACGTCCCGCCACGATGACCTCGTAGCTTCGCACTCGTCTGCAGACCACGCGTCAAACATTGCGCGCCTCGACACGCTCAAGTTTAGAACTGCAAAGGCTGCCGCCGATGCTGAGACGGAAGCTGAGCGGCTCGCTCTCGCTGCGGCGGATCTCAAGGCACGACTGCACGAGCTCGAGCTCCAGGGCGTCGAGGGTGATGCGGCTGCCGCGGCCAGACGAAGGGATcccgttgatgatgaggtgcTTCTGAGGCTCAAGGTGTACCGTAGCCTGGGCATCGACCTCGAGAGGGATGAAAGGGACGGGGAGTGGTCCAAGGCGGTGATACGGAACGATCGCAAGGGTGACGTCCACGTGGTCAACATGGACAAGAAGTTTTCGCGCTTCTTTTATGCAAACTACTTTTGGCAGACCCTGTAA
- a CDS encoding ATP-dependent DNA helicase II subunit 1, whose amino-acid sequence MADKQDWRREDEDEGEQEIDENSYKAQKDAILLAIDVSKSMLEPPPHSDSKKADRDSPVQAALKCAYHLMEQRIISNPKDMMGILLFGTEKSKFQDSGDGRSGLGYPHCYLFTDLDVPAAEDVKALKALVEEGEDEDEVLTPSEEPASMANVLFCANQIFTTKAANFGSRRLFIVTDNDDPHASDKQARSAAAVRAKDLYDLGIIIDLFPITRGDDTFDLNKFYDKDIIYRDPVGEANMSEIRTSKSGDGLTLLNSLILNVNSKQTAKRALFSNLPFEIAPGLRISVKGYNIVHRQTPARTCYIWLDGEKPQIAAGETTRIAEDSARTVEKGETKKAYKFGGEYVYFTPDEQKSLKDFGSPIIRIIGFKSRSQLPIWASVKKSTFIFPSEEDFVGSTRVFTALWQKLLKDDKIGLAWCITRANAQPILAAIIPSRERSDDESGTPYLPAGLWIYPLPFLDDLRSINPPSEVMRSSDELTTQMRTIVQQLQLPKAMYNPSKYPNPALQWHYKILQALALEEEVPEKAEDTTEPKFKAISKRAGGYLEDWSETLEGEAGRVSSAKSTKREADDDDVKPTKRSRGSSEKPSGSSLSTSQLKAAIESGGITKMTVVQLRDLLGAKGLSTAGRKMDLIERVEQWVEENS is encoded by the exons ATGGCAGACAAGCAAGATTGGCGccgagaagatgaagatgaaggggagcaggagattgatgagaaC AGTTACAAGGCGCAAAAGGATGCCATCTTGCTCGCTATAGATGTGAGCAAGTCAATGCTGGAGCCACCGCCGCACTCGGACTCCAAAAAGGCAGACCGGGACAGTCCCGTACAGGCAGCGTTGAAATGCGCCTACCATCTGATGGAGCAgcgcatcatctccaaccccAAGGACATGATGGGCATTCTCCTATTCGGCACTGAAAAGTCCAAGTTCCAGGACTCGGGCGATGGTCGCAGTGGACTTGGATATCCTCATTGTTATCTATTCACTGATCTCGACGTCCCCGCGGCAGAGGACGTCAAGGCCCTGAAGGCTCTGGTTGAAGAgggggaagacgaggatgaagtgTTGACGCCCTCAGAGGAGCCTGCCAGCATGGCCAACGTGCTCTTCTGCGCCAACCAGATTTTTACAACAAAGGCCGCAAACTTTGGTAGTCGTCGCCTGTTCATAGTGACCGACAACGATGACCCCCATGCGTCTGACAAGCAGGCAAGATCAGCCGCGGCTGTTCGCGCAAAGGATCTGTATGATCTTGGCATCATAATCGATCTCTTCCCCATCACTCGAGGGGATGATACCTTTGACCTGAACAAGTTTTATGAT AAGGACATCATCTACCGTGACCCAGTTGGTGAAGCCAACATGTCTGAGATTCGCACCTCCAAGTCTGGAGACGGACTTACTCTGCTCAACTCGCTTATCTTGAATGTGAATTCGAAGCAAACAGCGAAACGAGCACTCTTCTCAAACTTGCCTTTTGAGATTGCCCCTGGACTGCGGATCTCGGTCAAGGGATACAATATTGTCCATCGCCAAACGCCCGCCCGCACCTGTTATATCTGGCTCGATGGCGAGAAACCCCAGATTGCCGCAGGCGAAACTACCAGAATCGCCGAGGATAGTGCCCGAACGGTCGAGAAGGGAGAGACGAAGAAGGCGTACAAGTTTGGAGGTGAATACGTCTACTTTACCCCTGATGAGCAAAAGTCTCTCAAGGATTTTGGATCGCCAATCATCCGCATCATTGGCTTCAAGTCGCGGAGCCAGCTTCCCATCTGGGCGAGTGTTAAGAAGTCTACCTTTATCTTCCCCAGTGAAGAGGACTTTGTCGGCTCAACTCGAGTCTTTACTGCATTGTGGCAGAAGCTGCTTAAGGACGACAAGATTGGTCTTGCATGGTGCATCACCCGAGCCAACGCGCAGCCGATACTCGCGGCCATCATTCCATCTAGGGAGCGGTCTGATGATGAGTCGGGAACACCATACCTGCCTGCAGGTCTTTGGATCTatccccttcccttcctgGATGACCTGCGAAGCATCAACCCCCCAAGCGAAGTGATGCGAAGTTCTGATGAGCTCACGACACAAATGCGGACCATTGTGCAGCAGCTTCAACTCCCCAAGGCCATGTACAATCCGTCCAAGTACCCGAATCCTGCCCTTCAATGGCACTACAAGATTCTGCAGGCTCTTGCactggaagaggaggtgcCTGAAAAGGCTGAAGATACGACTGagcccaagttcaaggccaTTAGCAAGAGAGCTGGTGGTTACCTTGAAGATTGGTCAGAGACACTGGAGGGTGAAGCCGGCCGAGTTTCCAGTGCCAAGTCCACCAAGCGCGAGGcggacgatgacgatgtgAAGCCAACCAAGAGGAGTAGAGGCTCATCAGAGAAGCCCTCTGGATCTTCACTCTCGACTTCTCAGCTGAAGGCGGCGATTGAGAGCGgtggcatcaccaagatgacGGTGGTGCAACTCAGAGACTTGCTGGGGGCCAAAGGCTTGAGCACAGCTGGTCGAAAGATGGATCTGATTGAGAGAGTCGAGCAGTGGGTGGAAGAAAATTCCTAg